CTACCACGATCACCACTGCGGCCGCGACACCGGCTGCCCATCCGACGACAATCTGCAGCCAATCGTGGGACTTCACGCGCATTCGGGCCCAAGCGATGCAGAGTGAGAGACATAGTGTGAGTGTGAAAAGAGCC
Above is a window of Bacteroidota bacterium DNA encoding:
- a CDS encoding phosphatase PAP2 family protein → ALFTLTLCLSLCIAWARMRVKSHDWLQIVVGWAAGVAAAVVIVVAFPWN